A single window of uncultured Methanospirillum sp. DNA harbors:
- a CDS encoding S8 family serine peptidase, translated as MLNQHVIWRSLIFIIFLGIFLLPAVDAAGSGSVADNYSTPQAADNVSPAGTQVAYTSSGAAYVPGEVIVRYKKPTGGFSAQSVMSPGLMAMGAELSDDFSAEGLKDMQMIHVGEDVTVQEAVTELHNSSFVEYAEPNYIVSLMPNENSTPPGPEKMSAESVSGGPNDPRFSEQWALYNTGQDGGSSGADINVIPAWAKTTGSDSIVVAVIDTGADYNHPDLAQNIWTNTKETPGNGIDDDGNGYIDDVHGWNFAANTNDPMDDNGHGTHCAGVIGAVGNNGIGISGVNQKVKVMPLKVLGKDGNGDMASILKAFAYARSMGASVISCSWGGTTRSEALGDAITQTSLPIICAAGNSGVNTDVIAQYPSCFDSPQIISVAASDAKDGIPSYSNYGPSSVDVAAPGDWILSTYPTALGYDYIKMKGTSMATPQVSGLAALLLSVNPSLSSDQIKQLIMNNADQVSAFSGKVVSGGRIDVEKTLNAATGSTPTQVPTVIPTATQTPVPTEVPTQVPTVIPTATQTPVPTVIPTVIPTVTQNPDSSVGPLQGQSNQPRDLNNDGKYEDLNGDGVCNQTDVELYFRQIEWIASHEPVSAFDFSGNGRIDFTDILTLYKSIR; from the coding sequence ATGTTAAATCAGCATGTAATATGGAGATCTCTCATCTTCATCATTTTTCTAGGAATATTCCTGCTTCCTGCTGTAGATGCTGCCGGATCAGGTTCTGTAGCAGATAACTATTCTACGCCGCAGGCAGCGGACAATGTGTCACCTGCGGGCACGCAGGTGGCTTACACCTCTTCGGGCGCTGCATATGTTCCGGGAGAAGTGATTGTCAGGTACAAGAAACCAACCGGCGGATTCTCGGCACAGAGTGTCATGTCACCCGGCCTCATGGCAATGGGGGCAGAACTCTCTGATGACTTCTCGGCTGAAGGCCTGAAAGATATGCAGATGATCCATGTAGGAGAGGATGTAACGGTTCAGGAGGCGGTCACTGAACTGCACAACTCGTCCTTTGTGGAGTATGCAGAGCCGAACTACATTGTATCCCTGATGCCGAATGAGAACTCAACACCACCAGGCCCGGAAAAGATGAGTGCTGAGTCCGTGTCAGGCGGGCCGAATGACCCGAGGTTCAGTGAGCAGTGGGCGCTCTACAACACCGGTCAGGACGGTGGTTCAAGCGGAGCTGACATCAATGTCATCCCGGCATGGGCGAAAACAACCGGTTCAGACTCTATCGTGGTAGCAGTCATTGATACCGGTGCAGATTATAACCATCCGGATCTTGCCCAGAATATCTGGACCAACACAAAGGAAACTCCAGGAAACGGGATTGATGATGATGGAAATGGATACATCGATGATGTCCACGGCTGGAATTTTGCCGCCAATACCAACGATCCTATGGATGACAACGGGCATGGAACCCATTGCGCCGGAGTGATCGGGGCAGTCGGGAACAATGGCATAGGGATCTCAGGCGTGAATCAGAAGGTAAAGGTCATGCCCCTGAAGGTCCTTGGAAAAGATGGCAATGGAGACATGGCGAGCATATTAAAGGCCTTCGCCTATGCACGGAGCATGGGAGCGAGTGTCATCAGCTGCTCATGGGGAGGAACAACCCGCAGTGAGGCCCTTGGTGATGCCATCACCCAGACCAGTCTTCCGATCATCTGTGCTGCAGGTAACTCTGGTGTGAATACAGATGTGATCGCCCAGTATCCGTCCTGTTTTGATTCCCCTCAGATCATCTCGGTAGCAGCCAGTGATGCCAAGGATGGAATTCCGTCCTACTCAAACTATGGTCCGAGCTCGGTGGATGTAGCAGCGCCAGGAGACTGGATCCTCTCGACATATCCGACTGCTCTTGGGTATGACTATATCAAGATGAAAGGAACCTCAATGGCAACCCCACAGGTCTCCGGTCTTGCTGCACTTCTCCTATCGGTCAACCCGAGCCTCTCATCAGACCAGATCAAGCAGTTGATCATGAACAATGCTGATCAGGTCTCTGCATTCTCTGGCAAGGTTGTATCCGGTGGCAGGATCGATGTAGAAAAGACTCTCAATGCTGCAACCGGTTCAACGCCCACCCAGGTACCAACGGTGATCCCGACAGCAACACAGACCCCGGTTCCGACCGAGGTACCCACTCAGGTGCCGACGGTGATCCCGACAGCAACACAGACTCCGGTTCCGACGGTAATCCCAACTGTAATCCCGACAGTTACACAGAACCCTGACTCGTCGGTTGGGCCTCTCCAGGGCCAGTCAAATCAGCCCCGTGATCTCAACAATGATGGGAAATACGAGGATCTGAATGGCGACGGCGTCTGCAACCAGACCGATGTTGAACTATACTTCAGACAGATCGAATGGATTGCATCTCATGAGCCGGTATCTGCATTTGACTTTTCAGGAAACGGCAGGATCGACTTTACTGATATTCTGACCCTCTACAAGAGTATCAGATAA